CCACAGCCACCGGCACCGGTCCCACTCCGCCATCAGCGCCACGCGGGCGGTAGAGGACACACGCAGCCGGAAGGTGTAGCGAGCATGCCCCGCCGCCTCCACGGCCGCCCCCACGTGCGTCATCCCGCCCCCTCCCACAACGACAAGGCGTCCCGAATCCTGCAAAGGACCATACGTACGATCACCGCACACACGTCCCCCGATGCCGCAGCAACCACCCCCACCAGCGACAAAAGGCACACGCGTTCGCATCATCATGGAAGCATCGGTCAGCGTTCCGGGCGCTCCGCGCCCGGAACGGGATAGGGCGACGCTCCGCGCCGCAACACCCGGATGCGATTCCTCCCCGGCGTGAACGCCGGGGCATCCTCGCAAGAAACAGGTGATCGGCGGGTGGGCCCAGCGGCCCGACGGGGAGATCGTCTGGCGGATCCTCGACGAGGAGGGCGTGGGCCGGGAGGCGCTCGCGGCGATCGAGAAGGAAGCGGAGCGGCTGAGCGGGTGGGTGGGGGCGACCAGGATCACGCCACGCTTCCGGACGCCGCTGGAGAAGGAGTTGGCGGCGTAGCCAGGAAGGGCGTCGGGTCTCAGCGGCGTCAGGACCGTACGTAGACCCCCGCCCGCGCCGCGGTCGCCGCCGCCTGCGCAGCCTGGTCGGCCATCGACTCGTCGAGACGGCCGCCACTGATCAGCAGGTGATAGTAGAGCGGGGCGGACACGGCACGGACCACCTCGTGCGTGTCGGTGCCCTCGGGTACCTCGCCCCGGTCGACGGCCTGCCGGACACAGGGGGCCCACTCCCTGACGCGGATGTCGTAGAAGCGGTGCAACGCCGCGGCCGTCTTCGTGTCGCCGGTGGCGGCGGCGATCAGCGCCTTGAACAGCGGCCCCTGCCGAGGGTC
This region of Streptomyces caelestis genomic DNA includes:
- a CDS encoding TetR/AcrR family transcriptional regulator, with the translated sequence MADGGEPGTVRPGGRTARVREAVLRAAEDALTEQGFTGLDLADIARRAGVGKTTVYRRWGTVTGLVADLLADMAEQSAPRTETGSLLGDLTANARLVQRTLTDPRQGPLFKALIAAATGDTKTAAALHRFYDIRVREWAPCVRQAVDRGEVPEGTDTHEVVRAVSAPLYYHLLISGGRLDESMADQAAQAAATAARAGVYVRS